From Pararhizobium sp. A13:
AATCGCGGACGCAAGCCGGGCGCGCTTGATGATTTCGGACCACGTTCTTTCCTTGTAGAAGATGGCTCGGGCCGCCCCTTCAAGCTCCGATGCGACATCGGCGGTGATGGCGGCTGTCGCCTGCAGGTGTTCCAGTGTTGCCAGCACGTTGACCAGCGGGACCGTCAGCGGCAGGTAGCCAAGTTCTGCCGGACCATGGAGCAGCGCGACGTCGGCATCATCCTCCAGAATACCGTCGGCATAGTGGTGGAATATCCGCCCGACACCGGTCATGCCGAAATCGGCGCATTCGGCAGCCCGCAAGGCGCCCATGCTGGCGGCACCATAGACCCTTATACCATGAGACAGCGCATAGAGGATTTCCTTATGCCAGATCGGCGCCACATATTCGAAATTGCCGTCGATGATGCCGATCGCCGACACGCCGGAGCGCACCGCGCGCAGCAGATCACCCTGGATGGCGGGCGGACGAATGACGATATCCCCGGCAATCAGGGCATGCGCATCGGGCAAGGTCGGGCCAACAAAGACGATTTTCATGCCGTCTCCAGAAGACGGGCAACCGCACGCGGCCCCAGACGGCGCTTGCGCAAACCGTCGGGGTTCTCCAATTGCGACACGAAAACCTTCACCACTGAAAACGGGAAATCGCCGCGCAAGAGCGGCAGGGCAATCGCCGATTTGACCTGCGCGTCGTTAAGACTTCGAAGAACGTCGGACAGGAGCGTTTCCGGTCCCCCGGCGAGAGGGGGCTGGACTATGGCACGCGACGTTGCCTTGGCGGTAAAATATGCCCGCGTTTCCTCGGCAAGCGGCCACGTGAAGGTCTCGGGAAAGACATCGTCCCGGGCGCCGCTGATATAGGTCAGGCGCGATTGTGCCACTTCCGTGATTGCCCGTATGGCTGCGCGCACCGGGTTCGGATGGCAGCCGTGCCCGATCGTCGCCTGATGGTAGAGCGGCTGTTTCATCGACAGAATATCTTTGGGAGCAAGAACGGCCGTATAACACGGCACAGCGATGTCGCTGGTGATATCGAAAAGGCGAAGTGTGAGCCCGGCATTCACAATGCGGCCGGCTAGATCTGACAGAACCGCATCCCCGAAAGCGGCGGGATCAACGCATGTTTGCAGCCTTCTTGCCAGCGGCATCATCCGCCAGAGTACCTCGGCATCTCTTTCGATCCGCTCGAGTATGCCGTGCAGCGTTGCCTCCGTCTGCGTGTTGCCGGAAGCCAATCCGTCGGAGGATTGCCAGTAGCGGCAATCCTCGCGCGTCCGATCGAGGCTGGCGGCATCAAGAGGCACCCACGTGGTCTCGTCCCTCAACAGATCGTGGCCGCTCGCCCAGGCGACGTCCTCTTCGTTCCCAAGATCGGTAAATCCGTGCGCGGTCAGGGCATGAAGGAGTATGGCCTGCCCGCCAGCCGCGAGAATGGCCTCCCGGGTCGCATAGCGGATCGGGATCGAGGGCGCGCAGGCAACTGCTCGCTCCAGGGCCTCCATCGCGGCAGAAACCTTGGCGTCGATATCCGTGATGCCTTTTCCCTGGTTGATGACAATCGACCGGGCGTTGGGCGAAACGGCGTTCCAGACTGGGATGCCGATATTGTCGAGCCCGGTCAGACGGCCAAGCCGCGTCACACCGAACTGACGCAGGAAGGGTTTTATTCGCGCGAGCGTCTCTTCCGGCGTGATGAGGCGATCGGAATAGGCGCTCCGGGTCGTCTCACCCAAAGCGCCCGCGCTGGCGGTTCGCAACCCGCCTATTCCGCGCCGCGATCCATGAAACCGCCGGACGCACTGCCGCTGCTTGCCATGATCGCGACATCGATGCCGCGCACGACCGGGCCACGATCGTAATGGCCGCTCGAGAGATCATCTCCAGTATCGACCATCACCGCGACATCGACGCCCTTAACGGCTGCCTGTGTTGTCCTGCCATGATCAAGGTGGCCACCGGCAATGTCGCCTCCACTATCCATCGTTACGGCAAAATCCAACCCGTGAACCAGCGGTCTACCGGAAACGCCACGATCGACATGGCCGCCGGCGGGATCTTCGCCGTTGTTTGTGACGATGGCGCATTTCACTCCGCGCAGGAGTGGGCCGCGATCAAAATGGCCACTCGCCGGTTCTTCGCCGTTATCCGCGACGACCGCGAATTTCACGCCCCGCACGAGCGGTTCGCCGGGCTGACGCGCGGAAGCGACAGCGGCAAAGGCGCCATCGCCGCCATCATCGATTTTTGTGAGAGTGCCCGCCTCGAAATCGGCAAGCCAGTATCCGTCTTCACCTTCCACGCCGAGAACAACAACCTTGGACATTCTGCTCTATCCCTCTGATTAGATGTGAGATGTTTAGTCGGAAATTTGCGCGTGACCTCAGGAAACTCAAATACGGGAATGGGAACGGACAAACACGGCTCTCCCGCGGGCAGATCATGCTTTAACGTGCCGGTTACAGTCAATGAGGCAGGGTTTTATTGGCGGAATTTCGTGGACTGTAAAAAACAGTCCACTTCCCGTCAGAAACGACGGATGTGAAGGGAGATCGTTCAGGTCTTCCCGGCGATTTTAGATCGGCGCGGGCTGGGTCCGTCAATGCGCCTGAAGCTTTGCCTCTTTCGCGGCGGAAATGAACACTTCCCTTGCTTCCTCGGGCGACCTGCGGCCGTCGAGCGCTGCACGGCACAAGCTTCTGGCGGCGACGTAACGCGGACCGCGCAGGTCCGGCCAGGTGTCCATCAGGCAGATCAGCGCATCGAACGGTCCCTGCACGATCTGGCAGCCTTTGTGGGCAAACCCGACCTCCACAGGATTGGACCATTTGGCATATGGCATGAGCGTCTCCTCCGATTTTCTTGCCAGAACCTAACTTCACAATAGCTGATTTGGTTCCCGCTGGGCAGACGGCAAAACGAAAAAAGCCTGCCGCGGGAGGAGGTGCGGCAGGCTTCTGAAAGTGACCCACGGTCGGGAGGAGGTGACCGCTGATCGATCGCAGCTTTCCGGGAGGAGGTGAATCGCTGCGATAAATATGACTTTATTGCTGCATTGCATCAAAATCAAGTGAAATCTTATGCAGCGCAACAATTACCAAAAACGGCTGCGCTGTGGTGGTGGGTTCGCGGCGCTGCCGATCAGATAGCCGGCAACGAAGGCTGCGGCGCCGAAAATGAGCAGCGCCGTGCTGGTGGCGGACGGGTGGTCGTGCGCCGTCCTGGCGACCGCCGTCGCCTCGTCCTTGACATATTTAGCCGTTTGTCTCGCTTTGGCGGTTACGGCGTCCGCCTCCTTCAGTTCGCCCGTAAAACCGGTTCGCAAATTTTTGATATTGGCCATCACCGTGCTCCTCTTCTTAGCGAGGAAAACATCCCAAAAGTAATATTGTTCCATCAAAAAACAGAGAGGATGCCCGCTACTTGGGCGGATGCTCGAAAAAATGCGTCCAACCGCCTCTTTGACAGTAGATCGCGTCTCATCGCGACACGAATCCAAAGCATTTGCCGAAAAATCACTGTTGTGATTCGTTTACCTGTGGCATGTTAATAGGTGAGGTGCCTCATAAAAACCAATTTCGGAGTAGCTACTGCGGCCATAAACAAAAAATAAAGCGACGGGAGAGAACACATGGTAGAGGAAAATCTGTATCGCATCGTCGAAGTCAGCTTGAAACATGGCTCGGATCGCCGTGATGTCGGCATCATGACCGTGCGCCAGGCGCTTGAGCTTCCGGATGTCCCCAGCCTGGAATACACCCATCCAGACCTCAATTCACGGGCCGGCAGCCGGTTTCTGACACGTGATCAGCTCGAAGCCTACGCCTGCAGCTGAAGCAGCTTTCGCCACCCCTTGAAGGGGTGCTATCGTCCGGCATTCGAAATCGAATGCCTGGATACCGATGACCACTGTAATTCCCCTTCCCGCCCCGGTTTTGTTGCCGGTTGCGAATTCCGATCGGGCCTTCCCCGTTCGCCGCGTTTATTGCGTGGGCCGCAACTATGCGGCCCACGCAATTGAGATGGGCCATGATCCCGACCGGGAGCCCCCATTCTTTTTCCAGAAAAATCCGGACAATCTAACGGTGCAGCGCGCGGAGTTTCCCTATCCGCCGCTGTCCGCCGACGTACATCACGAGGTCGAACTTGTCGTCGTGCTGAAAAACGGCGGCGTCAACATCGCTGCTGGCGACGCGCTCGATTGCGTCTACGGCTATGCCGTCGGCATCGACTTCACCCGCCGCGACCTGCAGGCAGAGGCAAAGGCGGCCGGCAAGCCATGGGCGGCGGCCAAGGCCTTCGAACACTCGGCACCGGTTTCAGAGATCGTTCCGGCCGAGACCATCG
This genomic window contains:
- a CDS encoding TfuA-like protein, coding for MKIVFVGPTLPDAHALIAGDIVIRPPAIQGDLLRAVRSGVSAIGIIDGNFEYVAPIWHKEILYALSHGIRVYGAASMGALRAAECADFGMTGVGRIFHHYADGILEDDADVALLHGPAELGYLPLTVPLVNVLATLEHLQATAAITADVASELEGAARAIFYKERTWSEIIKRARLASAIDRATLMKTLKAGSVDQKRRDALELLGLMARTGDQPGERPTGWEFQATSMWKATMNAAAETF
- a CDS encoding YcaO-like family protein, with amino-acid sequence MRTASAGALGETTRSAYSDRLITPEETLARIKPFLRQFGVTRLGRLTGLDNIGIPVWNAVSPNARSIVINQGKGITDIDAKVSAAMEALERAVACAPSIPIRYATREAILAAGGQAILLHALTAHGFTDLGNEEDVAWASGHDLLRDETTWVPLDAASLDRTREDCRYWQSSDGLASGNTQTEATLHGILERIERDAEVLWRMMPLARRLQTCVDPAAFGDAVLSDLAGRIVNAGLTLRLFDITSDIAVPCYTAVLAPKDILSMKQPLYHQATIGHGCHPNPVRAAIRAITEVAQSRLTYISGARDDVFPETFTWPLAEETRAYFTAKATSRAIVQPPLAGGPETLLSDVLRSLNDAQVKSAIALPLLRGDFPFSVVKVFVSQLENPDGLRKRRLGPRAVARLLETA
- a CDS encoding DUF982 domain-containing protein; translated protein: MPYAKWSNPVEVGFAHKGCQIVQGPFDALICLMDTWPDLRGPRYVAARSLCRAALDGRRSPEEAREVFISAAKEAKLQAH
- a CDS encoding fumarylacetoacetate hydrolase family protein; its protein translation is MTTVIPLPAPVLLPVANSDRAFPVRRVYCVGRNYAAHAIEMGHDPDREPPFFFQKNPDNLTVQRAEFPYPPLSADVHHEVELVVVLKNGGVNIAAGDALDCVYGYAVGIDFTRRDLQAEAKAAGKPWAAAKAFEHSAPVSEIVPAETIGHPAAGNIWLAVNGDRKQQGDLNQMIWKVAEIITELSKLFTLSAGDVIMTGTPSGVGPVSRGDVISCGVDGVATLTVTVV